From Camelina sativa cultivar DH55 chromosome 20, Cs, whole genome shotgun sequence, the proteins below share one genomic window:
- the LOC104771719 gene encoding haloacid dehalogenase-like hydrolase domain-containing protein At3g48420: protein MIIINGDAFGMNQQNVVAMEIASCSILKLSCTTKTSLFNRYLSERSSHDTGRRNFLSFSNFPGKPQILGTCLRLQRFSSVCLSASREDVNPSEEFAVILEVDGVMIDTWSSNRQAFNVAFQKLGLDCANWPEPVYSDLLRKGAADEEKMLLLYFNQIGWPSSLPTSEKASFVKSVLREKKNAMDEFLISKSLPLKSGVQEFIDNASTERVPVAIVTAYCKSGDKVALSIVEMLGQERLPNVKVIGDNEVEQSMYGQLVLGKGVSSSLEEQLVKEVKKAASAEKQRIAEEVASMLKLSVDIDTTSSERLEKIVVALRAAAEHIGLPVKNCILVAGSQPGVSAAKMIGMPCVVMRSSLTARGEFPSAKGVMDGFGGADLTIPKLRNKFKT, encoded by the exons ATGATCATTATCAATGGAGACGCTTTTGGTATGAATCAGCAGAACGTAGTAGCCATGGAAATTGCTTCTTGTTCGATTCTTAAACTTTCTTGTACCACAAAGACTTCTCTTTTCAATCGTTACCTGAGCGAGCGATCCTCACACGACACTGGAAGACGcaatttcttgtctttttccaATTTCCCAGGAAAACCCCAAATTCTCGGAACATGCTTGCGATTGCAGAGATTCTCTTCGGTTTGCTTATCAGCGAGCCGAGAAGACGTAAACCCATCTGAAGAATTCGCCGTTATACTTGAAGTTGATGG GGTTATGATTGATACATGGTCCAGTAATCGCCAAGCTTTCAATGTAG CTTTTCAAAAGCTTGGGCTTGATTGTGCAAATTGGCCTGAACCAGTTTATTCAGACCTCTTAAG AAAGGGTGCTGCTGATGAAGAGAAAATGTTGCTTTTGTATTTCAACCAG ATTGGTTGGCCTTCGTCGTTGCCAACCAGTGAGAAAGCAAGTTTTGTAAAAAGTGTATTGCGAGAAAAG AAAAATGCAATGGATGAGTTTCTAATATCGAAAAGTTTACCTCTGAAATCTGGAGTCCAAGA GTTTATCGATAATGCATCCACGGAGAGAGTTCCTGTTGCTATCGTGACAGCCTACTGCAAGAGTGGTGACAAAGTAGCCCT ATCCATTGTCGAGATGCTTGGCCAAGAAAGACTTCCAAATGTGAAGGTTATTGGAGACAATGAGGTCGAACAGAGTATGTATGGACAACTTGTTCTTGGCAAAGGAGTTTCTTCAAGTCTAGAGGAGCAACTAGTGAAGGAAGTAAAAAAAGCAG CGTCTGCTGAGAAACAGAGAATAGCAGAAGAAGTTGCATCGATGCTAAAGCTAAGTGTTGATATTGACACAACCTCATCTGAGAG ATTGGAAAAGATTGTTGTTGCATTGCGTGCTGCTGCGGAACACATAGGATTACCTGTAAAAAACTGTATACTTGTTGCTGGTAGCCAACCTGGAGTTTCTGCTGCAAAGATGATAGGCATGCCGTGTGTAGTCATGCGAAGCAG TTTAACTGCAAGAGGTGAGTTTCCGTCAGCAAAAGGCGTAATGGATGGGTTTGGAGGTGCAGACCTAACAATCCCTAAACTTAGGAACAAATTTAAGACTTGA